One Vanrija pseudolonga chromosome 5, complete sequence genomic window, TGCAACCGGGGTGGCTGTCAAGCTGGCGTCTCGCACGAGCAACATTCCCAACTTGGAGACCGTACATGCGGCCAAGGCATTTGACACCACATGGGTCCTCACCCAGGCGTGGCGTTTTCCGTGGAAGTCCGAACCCATTCTCGGCGGGGAGCTTGCCGATTTGGTCACCCTCTCGTCGTCTAGAGACGTGTCCCCTGATACTGGCaagcgaggagcgaggcAGCCCACGTCTCACATGACCGACGACTGTCCTCGTCCGACAATCGAGGGCCTTGGCCCCAGCCTCGTGTGCGGGGCGGCGTCTCCACTCTTTGAGCGCGTCACCCCGCTCCTCCACTCATCTGCCTCCCCTGCCGAGAGAGTGTGTCGCCGTTGCCAACGGGGGCTGGGGAATGAATGTCTTGGTCGCAGCACGGCTGCATATCCAGGGCCATGTTCGGTATCCTCGGACGATGAGCAGGCATGGACTTGTCCGTGAGGACCGGCGTTGAGCCCCGGGATACATAACTTTCAAGAGAGGTAGACTGAAGGCATACTCACGCCCATCGCTCTTCCCTCGCCATGACCAAGACCCAGTACCTCCTGTCAGTGGATATTggcaccacctcgacgcgtGCCATCGTCTTCAATGAagctgccgacgccgtcgccactcACCAGATCGAGTACGACCAGATCTACCCCCACCCTGGCTGGCAtgagcagcgtctcgaggacCTGATTGGTACCGTTTACACatgcctcgacggcgtggccgcGGCTATCGTCTCCAAGGGAATCAAACTGGACCAGAtccccgccctcggcatcaCCAACCAGCGCGAGACGACCTGCGTTTGGTCCAAGTCGACTGGCAAGCCCCTTTACAATGGTGAGTATACCTAGTGAGCCTCCTGCTGAATGGTTATAGCCATTGCCTGGCCCGACACCCGCAACACCATCACCGTCAAGCAGCTCGCTCTCAAGTCGGAGAATGGTGTTGACGCCGTCAAGGACAAGACTGGGTGAGGCAGCGAAACCGGCGGGAAGCTAACGCCCCCAGCCTCCCCCTATCTACCTACTTTTCTGGTACCAAGCTGCGTTGGAtgctcgacaatgtcccCGAAGTCAAGGCGGCACACGATTCCGGCGACCTCCTCTTCGGTACTGTCGAAACCTGGGTTCTCTGGAATCTTACCGGCGGCATCAACGGCGGTGTCCATCTCACTGACGTCACCAACGCTTCTCGCACCATGCTCATGAACCTTCGTACTACGCAGTGGGACAAGGACTGCCTCGAATTCTTTGGCATCGACGCTAGCGCACTCCCCAAGATTGTGTCCAACGCAGAGGTTTACGGCAAGGTCAACCGCGGTGCTTTGGCTGGTTTGCCCATTGCCGGCATCATTGGTGACCAGCAGGCAGCTCTTGTCGGTAACAAGTGCATCGAGGTTGGGTCCGCCAAGAACACGTATGGAACCGGTGCGTTCATGCTCTTCAACACGGGTGAGGAGGTTGTCCCCTCCAACTACGGCCTCCTCACCACTGTGGGCTTCCAGGCCGGTCCCAACGCCAAGCCCATCTACGCGCTTGAGGGATCCATCGCTGTCGCCGGTTCGTCCATCAAGTGGCTAcgcgaccagctcgagctcgtcaaaaGCGcccccgaggtcgaccagctcgccgccaaggtcaaggacaCTGGTGGCGTCTACTTTGTGCCTGCATTCTCGGGCCTCTTCGCCCCGTACTGGGACGACACTGCCGCTGGTACCATTGTCGGCATGTCCGCCTACACCAACAAGGCGCACATTTGCCGGGCCACCATCGAGGCTACCTGCTTCCAGACCCGTGCCATTCTCGAGGCCATGGCCAAGGACTCGAAAAAGGAGCTTTCAGTGCTTCGCGTCGACGGTGGTATGACCAACTCGGGTACGTGTGCTTGCCGCGCAGCTGTGGAAAATGGGATCCATTTCAGGGATGTCTCTCAGGCTGCACTCAGGGTGAAAAGAACCGCGCTGACCCTGGCTTGCAGACATCGCCATGCAGATCCAAGCCGATATTCTCGGTATCGATGTCGAGCGTCCGGTCATGCGCGAGTCGACTGCGCTGGGATCGGCtgtctgcgccgccgtcgcccttggccttTTCGGCTGGGACTTGTCCAAGCCTGAGACGCTCAAGAATGTCAACATTGCTGGCAAGACCACCTTTTCGGCACAGAAcaacgaggccgaccgcGCTTGGAGAGTGCGTGGATGGGAGAAGGCCGTGCAGCGTTCGCGCGGATGGAAGGACGAcactctccctcctccccgcgtcgagggcgcctTCGAGGCGGATGAGGTCGTTGTCAACGGCAATTAGGCGGTAAAGAAAGTACACAGCTTTTCAGCTTGTAGTAGTCATCCTCCGGATGTAATGGTAGTACCTTGAGGCCTGGACCACGAAGAGCAATCGCGCACTCGTATCAGTCATGGTGGCTTCGTAACGGTCGCAGACATCAGGTGCCTGTGTGATCGAGCATCGCTACTCCAAAATAGTGATTGGCGTTGTGCGGCGCGTCGTTACTACCCGCGGGATAATCTCACGTGAGCAAAAATGAAGCGCTGCCGGTGTATGCACCAGGGCAAGTGAAATGTTATATCTGGGGCACCCTTCCAACCCTACCGGTGTCTGCGACTGAGTGACAGACCTCCGACCGATGAACAGCCAGTGGTGCCAGGCCTCCGACCGACGCGTACAAACCGCCTccgacaacgacgccacCTCGTGTATTGGCGTCGGCTACCTCTCGATCTGTTGCTTTTGAAAAGGCTGATCTACTCGGGTAAAGCGCCAACCTTCCCGGATGTCCACGGGGTATGTCCATAACGCAGGCCAGATGCCGAGTGGGCGCGACTCCCGCCGTCCTGCCTCGAAGTGAACACGGGCTTCGTCGGCAAACCGGCAGATGTGTACAATCGCAAGGCAGAGCAGCTTGGACGCCACTTGTTTGTTGACGGCGACCGAGTTCAGATCCAAGGTGCGAGCGCTAGACTCGGTTTGAACACTCGCGAATGATTTCGCCACCGCATCTCTCGTCAAGGTTGGGAATTTACAGGTTGGGAATCTGGCGGTTGGGAATATCGACAGGTTGGCGACTGGATAGGCCAATCTCGTGCTTCAGTAGGGACCCTCGAGTGGCGGGGGCAGGTGGATGGAGAAAAGATGCCCATGTCTTCTTCCTCCGTGGAAGGTGTGGCATTCTCCTTGGTTCTCAATCGCGGCCTGGCTCCGGCCTGGCCAAAGCAAGTAGCCGCCAAGCTCAGTCCCTGTCATCCACTCAGTCAATCTTTCTCATTTTCGCCAGTCCCGTTACACGAAACCATACCTGCTAACCGGGGAGGACGCTTCAGTCGTGAGACCTGGGCGGCCCGAAGAATCACTCGAATAGTGAGCGTGAGCAAGTCCCCAACAACAGTGGACCGTCAGCTCGGAGAACCCATTCATAGCTAATGGTAAACACCTGTAAGCATCACAAAAGTACCACCGAGTACAAATCCATTGTCCTTGCAACTGTCCGTCTACTAATCCCACGTTTACCACTTGAGGCATGGAATGCAGGGGTAGCGCGACCAAGTACGCTTGAGGCACTTGCACTTGCCGTGCTTGGTGACCTTGACCTTGCAGTAACCGTGGTTGTAGCATGTGGCGATACAGAAGTCGACCGGGCGGGGGCCGAGCCAGAACTTGAGGGTACGCGAGGCAATGTCCTTGGggatgtcgacctcgacctcctgaGTGGCAGGCTCCTCGTTGGCCATGCTGACCTGTAATTGTCAACATTTGTCCTGCTGCGACACTACTCACAGTAGGGAGCTCCTTGCCCAGCTCTCCAGGAGTGCAGGTCACGAGGTTGTCCTTGCCAACCGAGCAGGTGGAGTTGTGCTGAACGTCGTAGAACGACtgcgccgaagccgaggcggcgaggacggagaTGAGGGCAACGATGGAGAGCTTCATGATGGTGAGGGAAATGAGTGGAGTTGGTATGGACTGACAGGTGCGAAAAGGCCTACCTTCTTATACATTTTCCCGACTCCAGTTGCGACTGCCACAAAGGGATCGACGCCAAGAGTTGCCTTCTGCGCAGCATCGTTACGCTATGGAGTCCTGACCAGCGTCCCGGATGTGGGCAACCAATGACTTCCAGTTACGGGGGCGGTTGAGACTGCCACCATTGTGTGCTTTGGGATCCTCCCGGCCAAATTCCTTGCCTTGTGAGGCAGATGTGGCAGGAGGCTGCTGCCAGTCCGTCAATTCGCGAGTACCTGATGCCAAGCCAACACCACATGTAACGCTGGAATCAAACTCAGCTCTCTCGACAGAACACCTGGGTTGGATCCACATACCTCCGACCTCCATGACGTTCCCATCAACCCGAGATGCATTGGGACGGCCATACATTGTCTGAAAACAGTAGTCGAGGACTGCCATCCCGTTTCGTGTCACGCCTTCGAGTTGCCCACCACGTTTGTACCTGGGGTCGCAACGTCAGCAACACGTACAATAAAGTTACGGATCCTGATGGCGCGTCCGGCGAAACGGAGATTCAGCACTCTGGATGTGGGCTCGATAACAGTCGGATGGGCCACCATCTACATTGCCGTGGACAGGTATCGCACAGGCACTTCCCACAACAGAGAACCAGAGCCATTGTCGTGCAGGGGATCACTCTTGGCCCAATTAAACGCGTCACCAGGTGACTCCCCCTCGTCGCACCAGTGTCCATGTTTGAAACAGTCTATTCTCACTATCGATCTGACACGGACCTGCGGGCTCCAGCACATCTCTGATTCAGAACGCCGCCATCGTGTCCCTGATTGTCTCCAGCTTGGGCCTGTAGCGGAGCCCAAGCTCCCTCGTGATCTTGGACCCATCGTAAACGATGGCCGTGCTCTGCAGG contains:
- the glpK_0 gene encoding Glycerol kinase, which translates into the protein MTKTQYLLSVDIGTTSTRAIVFNEAADAVATHQIEYDQIYPHPGWHEQRLEDLIGTVYTCLDGVAAAIVSKGIKLDQIPALGITNQRETTCVWSKSTGKPLYNAIAWPDTRNTITVKQLALKSENGVDAVKDKTGLPLSTYFSGTKLRWMLDNVPEVKAAHDSGDLLFGTVETWVLWNLTGGINGGVHLTDVTNASRTMLMNLRTTQWDKDCLEFFGIDASALPKIVSNAEVYGKVNRGALAGLPIAGIIGDQQAALVGNKCIEVGSAKNTYGTGAFMLFNTGEEVVPSNYGLLTTVGFQAGPNAKPIYALEGSIAVAGSSIKWLRDQLELVKSAPEVDQLAAKVKDTGGVYFVPAFSGLFAPYWDDTAAGTIVGMSAYTNKAHICRATIEATCFQTRAILEAMAKDSKKELSVLRVDGGMTNSDIAMQIQADILGIDVERPVMRESTALGSAVCAAVALGLFGWDLSKPETLKNVNIAGKTTFSAQNNEADRAWRVRGWEKAVQRSRGWKDDTLPPPRVEGAFEADEVVVNGN